GTCCAATCCAACATTTAAGCCAAGGGGGTTTTCAGCATTCAAGAGTTAGATAATCAATCAGTCCACATGTTCATTAGACTGAAAGAATTTGGGGTTTTTTTTCACTTGAAGAAAATTGGAATTTAGGGTTCAAAGAATTGCAGTTGAAGAGTTACTTCATCAGACATTTCTACACTCTCAGTAGGTACTACTTGTTTTTCCATCTTTTAATTCTGAGATTTTCAACTACAAATTTTGGGTGGGTTTTCTGAAGTTTACTGTTCAGTTTAGTAggttaacaatggaaggtacaccATATATTGATGTGGAAGATAATGTGAGTAGGTTGCCTGATAACTTAATTCATCACATCATGTCTTTTATGGATACTAAATATGCAGTGCAGACTAGTTTTCTGTCGAAACGGTGGATTCATGTTTGGAAATCTAATTCCTCACCGTCTTTTTAATTGTAAATCACTGACAAAGTTGAAAATTTCAGCAGAGGGTAACTACAGATATACAAATATTATTCTACCAAGATCAATGAGTTTACCTCAGCTTAAAAAGTTGTACTTATGTGGATTATCAATCTCTAATGTGGAATCATCTAAAAGACTCTTTTCAAGTTGTCCAGTTCTTGAAGCTTTAGAGATGGTTGATTGCAATATACAGACTGACAATCAGAGGAATTTGGTTGTTCATTCTGACACCTTTAAGGTGTTTGCACACACGTGTTGGAGTAGAGGTCTTTTGCTGCAAAATGATACTATGGCTAACGTTATCAAGTTAAGTGCTCCAAATTTGGAAGAATTCACTTGCAGATCTTTCTTGAAACAAGATTATTGTCTAGAAATCTGTTCTCCACCATCCTTGGTATGCTTTGACATGacagaagaaaacgaagaagatgagAATGCAGAAGATTGTTCAGAATTGCTTCCAGATGAAAAAGAAGTGTATGCTAAACGGGCAATGCAATTTCTACGAGCGGTTTACATGGTGAAAACAATGAGATTATCACCCGGATTCCTTGAGGTAAGTAAACTCTTAAcgtatttatttgcatatatggTTTAAACTACTGCCATGTCAAATCTATGAGAAGGCCGAGGGTGCTGCTGCTTAAGCAACCCAACATTCATTACTTTATAAGAAGTTTTAGTTATAATGATGATGTTTCTTAGTTACCGGGATGATTATCTTCATTAGTATTTCTATTTTACAAATAATTATCGTGCTCTTTTAAGTATTTTGGTTTACTATTTTTCGTGAAATTATAGCTGCTACATTAtttaaagaattttcttttgtttctcaAGGTTCTCTCACATGCTCCTGACGTATTAGACTGTCAACACCCTCGCTTATGTGATCTTCAATATTTGACACTCGGAATGTGGTCTACAAGAGGTTGCTTGCGGGCTATAGCATACTTACTCCGCATTTCTCCTAATATAGTCGAACTTTACCTTGAATTGAAGGAGGTCACATTCATTCATGCTTTTTGTGTTTTTTAATTTGGCCTGTGATGTCATTAAAACAGTTCTACTAGAAACTCTATGTTTTTCATCTCTCTTCTGGCGACATTTTATTTTTGTGTGAAATCTTAATTTGAGGTGTTTCATTACGATTGAGTGACATATCTGTTGTTGTGATTGTTTGTATATAGTCAAATTCAGTGGATGTTGGAGACGACTGGGAAGCAGGCTTGTCATCACCAGGGATGTTATCTAACCTCAAGATTGTCGAGATTGAAGATGTGGAAGGATGTGTTGCTGAGTTCAACATTCTAAGTTTTTTGTTGAAAAATGCAAATGATTTGGCAAAAGTTGTTATATCCTTTTGTTCTTGTGCTGGCTCGCAAGTTCAGCGGTTTAAGCAGATGCTAAGAGCAGTTCCTACAGCTTCTTCAGATGTTGAACTAGTGTTTCATAAATGAACCTGATAATCAGATTTAGTAACCTAATACCGGATACTTCTACACTTGTTTAAGAAGTGAGAAAATACCTTGGAAGCCTAACATACGAGTGTTTTGACGTTTGTTCTTTTTGTTTTGCTTCTGTGAAAAGAATGCTGAAATGTGTGTTAGGGACTTTGTTAAATGTTAATTAAGACTGTTATTCAGTGATGATTGACCGAACTTTTATGTAagaaaaaatagggttcttcAGTCTTCTTCACAGTTATGTCTATGGGGGCAGTGTTGCTCATCTGTTTCATAGGGTTCTATGTTCAGACGCAGAAGATATGCGTCCCATACATATTGGGGACTCCGATGTGCCATTTTTGTTTAtggttttgtttctttgtcacCGGTAATGTCTTTAGTAAAAAGTATGACCAAGCCGAACTTGTGTGACCTTCCATAACACACATTTTGCTTGGGAAAACAACATTGATCGGCATAAACCAAAGCATGGTGCAATATACCCGGAGAGTGCTCTCAATCGAACCCAGTTttactaataataaaaaaaaaagtaagtgaAGAATGGCACTACGTATACACTCATTTTATCAAGCTAGAGACCGGGACGGACTGAATCTTCAGCAAATGGTTACAGTTATCGGCTAATATTGTCAAGACTTGTACTACTAATTGAGGTAATAACAAGTTCAGGTACATGGTATAGTGGAACAGGTATCCTTGCTGACTTGAACTCCTTTTTCAACACCTGAATTGCTTTCCTAATCGAAGGATTCCGTGACCCCAAATTCTCAAAATATCAACCAATAATACACATCCAGATTTGTATCTTTCACTGTCTCTGTATCTCATTCTCCTTCATTTGCAGGACAACGCTGTGAGTCTGTGACTCTTAAACTCACAGACTGAATTCCCAAGCAATGTTGGATCCAGCAGCAACAGTAAAATTTCTATGAGGAAGACGTCAGCAAAGAAGCCTGCTGCTTCTTCAGGAAGTCCACGGTACGGTCCAGACCGTGTCAAGTATCTTGGTCCCTTTTCTGGTGAGTCTCCTTCTTACCTGTCTGGTGAATTCGCTGGTGACTACTGTTGGGACGCTGCTGGACTATAAGCTGACCCAGAGACCTTTGCGAAGAGCCCTGAACTTGAAGTGATCCATTCAAGGTGGGCGATGCTTGGCGCTTTGGGCTATGTCTTCTCCGAACTCCTCTCCGGAAATGGAGTCAAATTTGGCGAAGCAGTTTGGTTCAAAGCTGGATCAGAGATTTTCAGTGAAGGAGGACAAGAGTATTTGGCCAATTCCAGCTTGGTTCATGCACAAATCATCTTAGCTATTTGGGCAACACAGGTCATCCTTATGGGCGCTATTGAGGGATACAGAGTTGCCGGTGGTCCACTAGGTACGGTCATCAATTCACTTCACCCAGGGGGCAGCTTCGATCCATTAGGCCTGGCAGAAGACCCAGAGGCATTTGCGGAGCTGAAGGTAAAGGAACTTAAGAATGGTCGCCTCGCTATGTTCTCCATGTTTGGGTTCTTCGTTCAGGCTGTTGTGACTGGAAAAGGTTCTCTAGAAAATCTCGCAGACCACCTTGCGGTCCCAGTGAACAATAATGCTTGGTCATACGCTACCTCCTGAGAAATGAGAATAATCCTGACAGTTAGTTTAGACAATCACACTCCAGCAAATAAGGCAAAACGGTGTTTGATATAAAAATCGCAGTTCTAAGTTCTGGTAGTCATTCTCAAGTGTCTTCTAACTCTCTTCATCAGAAGTGTTATTATTACCAAAATACCTATCAAGTTACTTATGAAGGAAATGGTTACTGATAAAGGACAGACTAGTGGAGGATAGCACAAATTAGAGCAGCAAAGAAGCAAAGCAATACATTCCTTTCAAACACTCGGACAGCAGACACCTTAAGCCACCAAACAACTTAAGTcatcaaatcaatttttatttAAACATCATCAGACACAAATATAAAACAGTGGGAAAAACTCCAGCAGTTCAAAAGCAGCTTTATTAAGAAAACGGGTATGGCTCCTATTTCTGAGAAAGAAAACGTTAGGTTTGAGGTAATTCAGGATAGGTTGGCTCAAACATTTGATCATAGGATCCTTGACTGCACACTCTTCCTCCTAATGGTATATCCTACAATTTTCAAGTTCTGCTAACACAAGTCTAGAAGGTCTCAGGCTTCCTATCTCTATCTGATGAACCCATGACTACCTCGGCTAGCATATCTACGACACCCTCCGATTTCAGCCAAATGGACTTTTCCTACTGTGTGCACACGCAAAATCTATGTACTGATTGCTTGTATCTCCAGGTTCCTCTCTCTACCCATATGTTTCATTTGAAATCTCAATTTTTCCATTTTCAGACAACTTTTTTCATATTGACAAAATTTCACACTTGATAATCGTCCAAGGAGAGACCACGCTTTGGCCAATTGCTGCATTTTCTGCATAAAACACGCTAGATACCTATCTCAGTTCTTGGAGCATTCCTCTATCTCTTATGAACTTTGGTGACATTTTCTACCAAAAGCAAGCTTCAGTTGCCCAGTATACCAGCTGCATTGTTTTGGTCATAGCAGTTAAAACATAAAACACTAGGGAAAAAAATTAGGACTAAGATTCTAGGAATAATTCtggaaaataaacattcttgTAACTACTCGTAGAATTCCAGTCTTCTTTTGGGTTCCCCATCTTACACAACGGAAACTGAAATTTATCTTCAAATATTGTAGTAAATTTAaaaattttctttctccttcaaaTCAACAATAGCAAGCAGAACAGTTTCTAAAGCCTAAAGAAAAAGCGCAAACACTAAGACTACGTAACTGAAGTTGCGGGTAACTACTCTGAGCAATTCAAAATGCAATCAGAAAACAAGAGAAAGGCAGATCAAACCTTTAAACGAACCAAGAAAGAAATATGGCTTGAACGGAAGGGTGAAACTAATCCTTCTAATTCCATGAATGGATGATGCTGACTCATGCTTCTCATTATGTTCAAAATCGTAATGTTTTGGCGTAAGACCTGGAGCATTTACAATCTTAGTCATAGCAAGGAAACCCAACTTACCAGAATTGACAGTAGAAGGATGATTGAGACGATGAAAGTGCATCTTCGAGAATGTTGGATGACGAACAAGACTTCTCCATGTTGTGCACACTAATTTGCACTCTAAAACTAATTCAGTTGGTGGACGACTTAAAATgtctaatttatttttttctggTAGAAATTTAAAATACTCCATCGAAACCTTTTGAATGCAAATTCTTCTGCAAGTAAAGCAAATAGAAAGAGGCAGAGATTTGTTAGAGATTtaacaaatagtgatggaaaccATGGAGCATGGAAAGAGTAATAAAGCAGCAGAAGAAAGAGAAGTTTGTTGGATCATACGAACAGTGTGTGACGGTTAGGTGGAAAATGCAAGAATGGGTTTGCTATTTTGTCAGGACATCTTGGACTGAATCCCACTCTGTAACTTTCTGCGTCCTAAATTACTTTTTACATTTTACATAAACAAGGAGGCTACATGCTAGTTTGGTATTGATGTGAATTTTAGAAAAGCAATTTTCTGTTGTGATGTGTTGTGCGTTGATGTACTGTGCTGTGCAAATAAATCGGCATGACGTTTGATAAACTATAATTTAAAAAGCACTGTGCAATTAACAAACTGTAAATTCTGTTTGGTAAACTGGTATTTAAAAGTGCTGGTGATGTAGTTAATGAGGAAAATAGACATATTTCAAAAATTAGTATTAAATacaattttattataataaattatatttctaattttaacatatttaataaaatataagtaatatttattttattttttattatttaataaaaaaattatgattatGGTTTACTTAGAAaatttcattattttaatatttattaggttttttattattttaaataataacttttaattattattgtatttattattttaaataaaaaatgaaaaaataaagaaataaaataaaagttagaAATATAATGTTAAATGTACAATATTTAATGGTAAAACTTGTctttataataaattaataaggttAAAATAGATAATCAATTAAATCGAATTATGTGGGTCCACAGCTTCTGTTTTTCCAGCTTTTAAAAACTAGTGCTGAGTAGCTTTTAAAATCAGCCCTAAAATGAAAATGCTTCTGtccaaaagcactttgaaaaAAATTTACCAAACACAGTTTTTGGGCTTACATATCAACAGCATAATTTTGGATTACATCGACGGTTCTATTGGCTACTTCCTATTCTTGGATTCTTAGCTTTCCTGAACTACTTGTACTGGTCAAGTAGGCTATATATGGACAGTATGATCTTGGTCCTTTTAGCTGAAAAATGTCTCTACTGAAGAAGAAAATGTTTCCCATTTCATTTCAACATGTATTAGCTTTCCATTTTCAATACTACATTGCATTTTCGCTAAAAATCGACCATTTCTCATGTGCTTTAACTTCAGTGACAGCTTGAGTACTAAGTTGCCACTGACCAAATTGCAGAGTTAAAAATCGACCATTTCGCTAAAAATGCTGCTACTAATGGGTAAGCCACTGACCAAATTGCAGAGTTAACAAAGGAATACAGCTTTACCTAATATAAGAAAGTAAAAAACATTCCCGTATTAAGGAAGAAAATCGATGATCTAGTCATGATCTCCTATTAAGGCTCACCTGTTTGGCTGCCTCCTCCTTCGGAGTTTGTCAAGCTCAGGTTCGACGCAGGTATAAGAGACTGCTTATCAGCTTCAGAATATTTTGTATGTGGGTGAAAAGTTGTGTACGACATTGTACCTTCGAATCTAAGAGCAACAGATTAAAGGATACCAACTCAGAAATTCCAGCTTTTGTTGGTACTTCGTTAAGGACCCAAAATAAATGTCAAAAGGACCGAgattattcttcttatttcctgCTACCAAGTACTAAACATTGTTATTCTAGCTCCATAACTAATATGCTATAGGATGTGTTTGAAAAAGATCATCTAAGCGCAAAAGGCACCATGACTAATTTAATGCAGTACGAACTAGTGATTTGTCAAAAAATGTGGATTCATATTTGCACATATCTACCTTTTCTGAACTCTTCAACGGGAATTCATTCTTAGAAAAAAGCCAAATATAATGCCAGGTTCATAAATTTGGTAAACATGGTATTATATTTTCCTAATGATTCTAATATTCACAAGTTCACTGCAGATACGGACAACAGCGCATTAGAAAGAACAGTCACAGGATATGTTAACAAATGGATATGCTTGCTGCTGTTAAGCGTAATAGTCAAGAAATAACCGTAGAAATCGGTCAGAATGAATCTTATTTTGATATACGAACTTAACCCAATTCCATTGTTGATTCTCTCAGCCTAATTTTTCTTGGAttagacactagtggaattcatAACAAGCAATGGTGGGTCGACTGATCATACTGTGACTAGCCTTACTATGTTATGTGCTCCAAATCTCATAGAGTTTGTCTGCAAGTGCAAAGGTTTAATGACACAACTGCATACTATAGAGAATAACAACAAAGTAATATGTCTAAGGGTAAAAATGCACTAAAACATAGTTAATATTTGATAATATGCTGAagtttcaaattcaaaaaaattgtaCGTTACCTGTAAGCAGACAGACAGGAATAGCATGACTACAGAGATAAACCGCATTTGCCAAGTTATAACGGCCAATACCAGATAAGCATATACAATAGAGGTTGAAATGACCGAAACTACTACTCTGAGTTGAATGAAATCATTATTTCAAATCTCTGCAATGTACCTTGCTAATTGAGGTTACTCATCATAAAGAACATGTTTTCCTAGTTGAGTCTATTGTTCTAGTAAATGTGATTAACAATTGAAGACAACGATTTTACTATCCTTACTACCACTTTCTATAAAGTACAACAGTAGCAGAGCATGTGTTACTGCAGAATTAGAACACTTACAAAACAAAAGTATAAAATATTGTAAATTTGGACCTGAAATTATCTACCAAATAGTATTCAGAGGTAAGATGAAAACGTCTTCCGTCGTACTATTCAGTAAACTCTCACTTTTAGCAATGTAAATTCCTGCTTCTACTTATTCGACTTCCATGCATCAACGACAAAGTCATTAAAGTAACATCACACTCTCCCATTGAGATAAAATCAAATCTCTCAACAAGCAGAGTAATAAAGCATTATAGcttaaaaataagaaataaagaacACTTCCATAATTAAAAGTGGATAGATGATACAAAGACAGAACAACAGTATTCTTGAAATATTACTCACCAAAGCAATGTCAATAGCATTCAGTTTCACAGAAACATTACTTGTTATTCAGTTTCAAAATAAAACTAAACGAAGAGTTTCTTACCAGTTTATAAGCAGGTATCCAAGGTCTCATCCTCCTACAGCTGGTCGCAAAGTCTGATCATTGCTTTCTGTCTCCTCAAATTTCAACTAACTCCATTATCTTCGCATCAtcttcccctaattctttcaatgaAACTAAGGTGTTCTTGTGAGGAAGTAATTCAACAATCCGTCCCTCAAAATTTAAAAGCCTTTCGGAGGTTGAAGCTTTTGTGTCATAAATTTTGACATTGTAATCAGTGAAAGTTAAAACACCCTTATTCTTCGTGACGGTTAACAATTTTCTCTCATTAATCCTAAACTCTTTAGTCCAACCCAATGACTGACGTACCTCTTGCTCTTTCATTTCATGATTCTCATTCTTCTTTTTTATCAGCCATATGTCATGAcatttgtcttcttcttcttcgacacctaaattgatagaagaaaacaaaaacccatCCAAAACTCTTATCATGTTATTACTATCCCAATCAGTGACTGATGCCACAGGAGGTGGTGAAAGATTTTCACAAAACTTTTCATCCGACAAATCGAAAGTTAAGATGTTTTCTAACTGAGAACTCATCCAATAAAGAGCTCCATCCGCAAAGATACCTTGTTCCCGATAATAAGTACTGAACTTTCCAAGGTTTCTCCATCCATGTCCACTACCTAAAGTGTATATGTGGACTTCTAGAAACTGGGTCGTCTTCAACCTATATAATCCTACAACTTTGTACTCATTCGTTGAAGAAACGTAACCGAATCCTCCACCCCAATAAACATACTGATCAAGATCAGAATCTGTGTTGATTTTTGGCAGCAAAACATGTTCTTTAGTGATGGGGTTCCAAATACAAACAGGTACTGTGCTATGAGTTTGTATTGGGTATTTAGCAAAACAAACCAAACCATTACACGATCCAAGAAAGGTAACAACACCAGTAATTGGAGGGGTAAAATGAATTCTTCTGATTCTCTGAATGGGGGGTATTGTTGACTGATCATGATTATTCTCATCatattcaaaatagtgaaaatttTCATCATTATTGGTCAAAGCTAGAAAACCCAACTTATCAGCACCTGAATCAGGACCTGAGAGATGAATGAAGTGCATCTTTCAGAATGATGGACGACGAACAAGACTTCTCCAATTTGTGCATACTGATTTGCAATTGAGGACCGATTCGGTTGGAACGCGACTTAAGAGGTTTAACGTAATATCTTCAGGGAGATTCTTGAAATATTCCATGAAACCCCTTCGTTAATCTTTATAGAGTGAAGCTGAGATTTGTTTCAGGGTTTAAGAAACAAGGACGGGAAAATGGAGGGGTTTTGTCTgtggaagagaagaaaagagtAAAGTATAAAATATCAAAAGGAGAGCTCAGTTCAGTTGGATGATATGGGAGAAAATGGTTCTATATTTTTGCTGGTTCTTTCTTATAAACCCACTCCAAATCTATATTCCTTTTGTATGCAAACGCCAATGTCATGAAATGCACAACCGTCAGATAGCAATCCTCTCTAATTGGCATCCAAATCCAAAATGCACGCACAAGATAGCAATACTCTCTGATAGCAATACTACATTAAAAATAGCTGCGTACAAGTTTGCATTGTGCGCACCTTCAAATCATAAACAAAATTGAcatcaaaaattcaaaacaaaagggTATATTAAATAGAATGTGAAAAAATGTGACCTAATATCACCGCTCGTTAATCAAATGATCGCAGGTGGTATTTAAAACGTACATTTCTGTCTATCTGAGCGATAAGGGACTCTAACAATGTGTCTGATTGTCTTGTCAACATCTAGACATCTAGATCTAATCTCCACACTTTTTAAATAGGATCCATGTACACATACATGTACACATAAAAATAAATGATGTCAGAGTTCACATTTGCTCCATATACACATACAGTCGCTTCCAAACAGACCGCCAAAAACAAACCATTTTAAAACCGCAcagagtctttttttttttttttttttcttttttttttgttgtgtgtGGTCCCGGTGAACCCCGCAGAAGACAGCACGGCATATGAGTGGTGTTTGAGCTCATTAAATCGTACATTGGAACTCTAGTAGGGCAA
This genomic stretch from Papaver somniferum cultivar HN1 chromosome 5, ASM357369v1, whole genome shotgun sequence harbors:
- the LOC113284164 gene encoding F-box/FBD/LRR-repeat protein At1g78750-like isoform X2, giving the protein MSLPQLKKLYLCGLSISNVESSKRLFSSCPVLEALEMVDCNIQTDNQRNLVVHSDTFKVFAHTCWSRGLLLQNDTMANVIKLSAPNLEEFTCRSFLKQDYCLEICSPPSLVCFDMTEENEEDENAEDCSELLPDEKEVYAKRAMQFLRAVYMVKTMRLSPGFLEVLSHAPDVLDCQHPRLCDLQYLTLGMWSTRGCLRAIAYLLRISPNIVELYLELKESNSVDVGDDWEAGLSSPGMLSNLKIVEIEDVEGCVAEFNILSFLLKNANDLAKVVISFCSCAGSQVQRFKQMLRAVPTASSDVELVFHK
- the LOC113284164 gene encoding F-box/FBD/LRR-repeat protein At1g78750-like isoform X1; this translates as MQCRLVFCRNGGFMFGNLIPHRLFNCKSLTKLKISAEGNYRYTNIILPRSMSLPQLKKLYLCGLSISNVESSKRLFSSCPVLEALEMVDCNIQTDNQRNLVVHSDTFKVFAHTCWSRGLLLQNDTMANVIKLSAPNLEEFTCRSFLKQDYCLEICSPPSLVCFDMTEENEEDENAEDCSELLPDEKEVYAKRAMQFLRAVYMVKTMRLSPGFLEVLSHAPDVLDCQHPRLCDLQYLTLGMWSTRGCLRAIAYLLRISPNIVELYLELKESNSVDVGDDWEAGLSSPGMLSNLKIVEIEDVEGCVAEFNILSFLLKNANDLAKVVISFCSCAGSQVQRFKQMLRAVPTASSDVELVFHK
- the LOC113284164 gene encoding putative F-box/FBD/LRR-repeat protein At1g66290 isoform X3 codes for the protein MQCRLVFCRNGGFMFGNLIPHRLFNCKSLTKLKISAEGNYRYTNIILPRSMSLPQLKKLYLCGLSISNVESSKRLFSSCPVLEALEMVDCNIQTDNQRNLVVHSDTFKVFAHTCWSRGLLLQNDTMANVIKLSAPNLEEFTCRSFLKQDYCLEICSPPSLVCFDMTEENEEDENAEDCSELLPDEKEVYAKRAMQFLRAVYMVKTMRLSPGFLEVLSHAPDVLDCQHPRLCDLQYLTLGMWSTRVKFSGCWRRLGSRLVITRDVI
- the LOC113284165 gene encoding putative F-box protein At4g09190, giving the protein MHFIHLSGPDSGADKLGFLALTNNDENFHYFEYDENNHDQSTIPPIQRIRRIHFTPPITGVVTFLGSCNGLVCFAKYPIQTHSTVPVCIWNPITKEHVLLPKINTDSDLDQYVYWGGGFGYVSSTNEYKVVGLYRLKTTQFLEVHIYTLGSGHGWRNLGKFSTYYREQGIFADGALYWMSSQLENILTFDLSDEKFCENLSPPPVASVTDWDSNNMIRVLDGFLFSSINLGVEEEEDKCHDIWLIKKKNENHEMKEQEVRQSLGWTKEFRINERKLLTVTKNKGVLTFTDYNVKIYDTKASTSERLLNFEGRIVELLPHKNTLVSLKELGEDDAKIMELVEI